The Prinia subflava isolate CZ2003 ecotype Zambia chromosome 5, Cam_Psub_1.2, whole genome shotgun sequence genome window below encodes:
- the ZBTB25 gene encoding zinc finger and BTB domain-containing protein 25 isoform X1, whose amino-acid sequence MEKSPRGLELIDRGFEHQRWYRKEELLHWGAGTMRRREEAPCQASISFRWHTMDTTGHSVLLLQQLNMQREFGFLCDCTVAIGDVYFKAHRAVLAAFSNYFKMIFIHQTSECIKIQPTDIQPDIFSYLLHIMYTGKGPKQTVSQSRLEEGIRFLHADHLSHIAIEMNQAFSPEPVQSSNLYGIQISTAHKLAKERLGAKESLPKAGGRAAAQGDHPQLQLSLAIGLDDGPLEQQLARPSAQPAALAKPAEERPKLSVSIKQERCDSEPVVSQSRGAPSPEAASPAFAKGGLKVHLCHYCGERFDSREGLRQHLHSHVSGSLPFGVPASILESGDLGQVQPLAEDREPGDGHRLGAFLLKEDEHQLEHPSCSELEPLQIGQLSLISKDHEPVELNCNFSFSRKRKIGCTVCGRTFFRKSQLLEHMYTHRGKQHRLSRCQRLESPSTPRFHPYCDSEGVGKSSSLSQDHLDECILESDLIQESVDTILVE is encoded by the exons ATGGAAAAGTCCCCGAGAGGTCTTGAGCTCATTGATCGTGGGTTTGAGCATCAGCGGTGGTATCGGAAGGAGGAACTGTTACATTGGGGTGCAGGGACCATGCGGAGGAGGGAAGAGGCTCCGTGCCAGGCGTCCATCTCGTTTCGGTG GCACACCATGGATACCACCGGCCACAgcgtcctcctcctccagcagctgaacatgCAGCGGGAGTTTGGCTTTCTGTGTGACTGCACAGTTGCCATTGGAGATGTTTACTTCAAAGCCCACAGAGCGGTGCTCGCTGCTTTTTCAAACTATTTTAAGATGATATTTATTCATCAGACGAG CGAGTGCATAAAAATTCAGCCTACAGACATCCAGCCTGACATATTCAGTTACTTGTTACATATCATGTACACTGGGAAAGGGCCAAAGCAGACTGTCAGCCAGAGCCGGCTGGAGGAGGGCATCCGCTTCCTGCACGCAGACCACCTCTCCCACATCGCCATCGAGATGAACCAGGCCTTCTCCCCGGAGCCCGTCCAGTCCTCCAACCTGTACGGGATCCAGATCTCCACGGCGCACAAGCTGGCCAAGGAGCGCCTGGGAGCCAAGGAGAGCCTGCCCAAGGCGGGCGGTAGGGCTGCGGCCCAGGGCGACCACCCGCAGCTGCAGCTGTCGCTGGCCATCGGCCTGGACGACGgccccctggagcagcagctcgcCCGGCCCTCGGCGCAGCCTGCCGCCCTGGCCAAGCCGGCCGAGGAGCGCCCCAAGCTCTCGGTTTCCATCAAGCAGGAGAGGTGCGACTCGGAGCCCGTGGTGTCGCAGAGCCGCGGCGCTCCCTCCCCCGAGGCGGCGAGCCCCGCCTTTGCCAAGGGCGGCCTCAAGGTGCACCTGTGCCACTACTGCGGGGAGCGCTTCGACTCGCGCGAGGGGCTGCGCCAGCACTTGCACAGCCACGTGTCGGGCTCGCTGCCCTTCGGCGTGCCGGCCTCCATCCTGGAGAGCGGCGACCTGGGCCAGGTGCAGCCCCTGGCGGAGGACAGGGAGCCTGGGGACGGCCATCGCCTCGGCGCCTTCCTCCTCAAGGAGGACGAGCATCAGCTGGAGCACCCCAGCTGCAGCGAGCTGGAGCCTCTGCAGATcgggcagctctccctcatcTCCAAGGACCACGAACCGGTGGAGTTGAACTGTAACTTTTCTTTCTCGAGGAAGAGGAAGATCGGCTGCACGGTCTGCGGGCGCACGTTTTTCCGCAAGAgccagctgctggagcacatGTACACGCACAGGGGGAAACAGCACAGGCTCAGCCGCTGCCAGCGGCTGGAGAGCCCCTCCACCCCCAGGTTCCACCCCTACTGTGACAGCGAGGGTGTGGGCAAGAGCTCCAGCTTGTCCCAAGACCACTTAGATGAATGCATACTGGAGTCAGATCTCATCCAGGAAAGCGTTGATACGATCCTGGTAGAGTAA
- the ZBTB1 gene encoding zinc finger and BTB domain-containing protein 1 isoform X1, translating to MAKTSHSNYVLQQLNKQREWGFLCDCCIAIDDIYFQAHKAVLAACSAYFRMFFMNHQNTTAQLNLSNMKISAECFDLILQFMYLGKIMTAPANFEQFKVAMNYLQLYNVPECLEDIQDTDSSNLKCSSPASSTQTSKMIFGVRMYDDALARNGSEANRWGMEPPSSTVNTSHNKEPEEETLQLNSFPEQLFDVCKKSTTSKFSHTKERVSHSRRFGRSFTCDSCGFSFSCEKLLDEHVLTCTNRHSYQSARYYSAEKTDFSEKNSTSKMISTQTEKYKGDSNQAADDSSSPVSNITSRKSSTVASETSGEEGSRASERKRIIIKVEPEDNPTDELKDFNIIKVADKDCNESSDNDDLDDEQEEPLYRFYVEEAMREKRNARKTLKPRLSMDEDERKCLKSPRHLNSKAPSVQEDVENAPCELCGLTITEEDLSSHYLSKHIENICACGKCGQILVKGKQLQDHAQTCGEPQDLTMNGIRNSEEKMDLEENPEEQSEIRDMMFAEMLEDFRDSHFQMNSLQKNQLYKHSACPFRCPNCGQRFDTENLVVEHMSNCLEQDLFKNSMLEDNERDHRRKHFCNLCGKGFYQRCHLREHYTVHTKEKQFVCQTCGKQFLRERQLRLHNDMHKGMARYVCSICDQGNFRKHDHVRHMISHLSAGETICQVCFQIFPNNEQLEQHRDVHLYTCGVCGAKFNLRKDMRSHYNAKHLKRT from the coding sequence ATGGCAAAAACCAGCCATAGCAACTATGTCCTTCAGCAGCTAAACAAGCAGAGAGAGTGGGGCTTTCTGTGCGACTGCTGCATCGCTATCGatgatatttattttcaagCACATAAAGCAGTCCTTGCTGCCTGCAGCGCCTATTTTAGGATGTTTTTTATGAACCATCAGAACACTACAGCCCAGCTGAATCTAAGCAACATGAAGATTAGTGCTGAATGCTTTGATCTTATTTTACAGTTCATGTATTTAGGAAAAATTATGACAGCCCCTGCCAATTTTGAACAATTTAAAGTGGCCATGAACTACTTACAGCTATATAACGTACCTGAGTGTCTAGAAGATATACAGGATACAGACTCATctaatttaaaatgttcatcTCCTGCTTCTAGCACCCAGACTAGTAAAATGATATTTGGTGTGAGAATGTATGACGACGCACTTGCTAGAAATGGCAGCGAAGCGAACAGGTGGGGCATGGAGCCACCAAGTTCAACGGTAAATACATCCCATAACAAAGAGCCTGAGGAAGAAACTTTGCAGCTCAACAGCTTCCCTGAGCAACTGTTTGATGTCTGCAAAAAAAGCACCACGTCCAAATTCTCTCACACGAAGGAGCGCGTGTCACACTCGCGCCGGTTTGGAAGGAGCTTCACCTGCGACAGCTGCGGGTTTAGTTTTAGCTGTGAAAAGCTACTGGATGAGCATGTGCTAACATGCACCAACAGGCATTCCTACCAAAGTGCCAGGTACTACAGTGCTGAGAAAACAGACTTTAGTGAAAAGAACTCTACTTCTAAAATGATCtccacacagacagaaaaatacaagGGGGACTCGAACCAGGCTGCGGATGATTCCTCGTCTCCCGTGTCAAATATCACgagcagaaaaagcagcacgGTTGCCTCTGAGACATCAGGTGAAGAAGGAAGTAGAGCCTCTGAGAGGAAGAGGATTATCATCAAGGTGGAGCCAGAGGACAATCCTACAGATGAGCTGAAGGATTTTAATATTATCAAGGTGGCAGATAAAGACTGCAACGAGTCTTCTGACAACGACGACCTAGATGATGAACAGGAGGAGCCACTTTACAGATTCTATGTCGAGGAAGCCATGAGAGAGAAGAGGAACGCACGGAAGACTCTAAAGCCTCGTTTGTCCATGGATGAGGATGAAAGGAAGTGTTTGAAAAGTCCTCGGCACCTTAACAGCAAGGCTCCTTCAGTGCAGGAAGATGTGGAGAACGCTCCCTGTGAACTTTGTGGGCTAACAATCACTGAGGAAGATTTGTCCTCTCATTATTTATCCAAACACATAGAAAATATATGTGCTTGTGGCAAGTGTGGTCAAATACTGGTCAAAGGCAAGCAGCTGCAGGATCATGCACAGACCTGTGGAGAACCCCAGGATCTGACCATGAATGGGATCAGAAATTCTGAGGAGAAAATGGACTTGGAAGAAAACCCCGAGGAGCAGTCAGAAATAAGGGACATGATGTTTGCTGAGATGCTAGAGGACTTCAGGGATAGTCACTTCCAAATGAACAGCCTTCAAAAAAACCAGTTATACAAGCATTCTGCCTGTCCTTTCCGGTGCCCTAATTGCGGCCAGCGTTTTGATACTGAAAACCTAGTGGTTGAACATATGTCAAACTGCCTGGAGCAAGATCTGTTCAAGAACTCCATGCTGGAAGACAACGAGAGGGATCACAGGCGGAAGCATTTCTGCAACCTTTGTGGGAAAGGATTTTACCAGCGTTGCCACTTGCGGGAACACTATACCGTTCATACCAAGGAAAAACAGTTTGTTTGTCAGACATGTGGGAAGCAGTTCTTAAGAGAGCGCCAGTTGAGGCTCCACAATGATATGCACAAAGGCATGGCCAGGTATGTCTGTTCCATTTGTGATCAAGGAAACTTCCGAAAACATGACCATGTACGGCATATGATATCTCACTTATCAGCTGGAGAGACTATATGCCAGGTCTGCTTTCAGATATTCCCAAATAATGAGCaactggagcagcacagggatgttcATCTGTATACATGTGGAGTATGTGGAGCAAAATTTAATTTGAGGAAAGATATGAGATCTCACTATAATGCCAAGCATTTGAAAAGAACATAA
- the ZBTB1 gene encoding zinc finger and BTB domain-containing protein 1 isoform X3, with product MAKTSHSNYVLQQLNKQREWGFLCDCCIAIDDIYFQAHKAVLAACSAYFRMFFMNHQNTTAQLNLSNMKISAECFDLILQFMYLGKIMTAPANFEQFKVAMNYLQLYNVPECLEDIQDTDSSNLKCSSPASSTQTSKMIFGVRMYDDALARNGSEANRWGMEPPSSTVNTSHNKEPEEETLQLNSFPEQLFDVCKKSTTSKFSHTKERVSHSRRFGRSFTCDSCGFSFSCEKLLDEHVLTCTNRHSYQSARYYSAEKTDFSEKNSTSKMISTQTEKYKGDSNQAADDSSSPVSNITSRKSSTVASETSGEEGSRASERKRIIIKVEPEDNPTDELKDFNIIKVADKDCNESSDNDDLDDEQEEPLYRFYVEEAMREKRNARKTLKPRLSMDEDERKCLKSPRHLNSKAPSVQEDVENAPCELCGLTITEEDLSSHYLSKHIENICACGKCGQILVKGKQLQDHAQTCGEPQDLTMNGIRNSEEKMDLEENPEEQSEIRDMMFAEMLEDFRDSHFQMNSLQKNQLYKHSACPFRCPNCGQRFDTENLVVEHMSNCLEQDLFKNSMLEDNERDHRRKHFCNLCGKGFYQRCHLREHYTVHTKEKQFVCQTCGKQFLRERQLRLHNDMHKGMASSEIGTSKLLNN from the coding sequence ATGGCAAAAACCAGCCATAGCAACTATGTCCTTCAGCAGCTAAACAAGCAGAGAGAGTGGGGCTTTCTGTGCGACTGCTGCATCGCTATCGatgatatttattttcaagCACATAAAGCAGTCCTTGCTGCCTGCAGCGCCTATTTTAGGATGTTTTTTATGAACCATCAGAACACTACAGCCCAGCTGAATCTAAGCAACATGAAGATTAGTGCTGAATGCTTTGATCTTATTTTACAGTTCATGTATTTAGGAAAAATTATGACAGCCCCTGCCAATTTTGAACAATTTAAAGTGGCCATGAACTACTTACAGCTATATAACGTACCTGAGTGTCTAGAAGATATACAGGATACAGACTCATctaatttaaaatgttcatcTCCTGCTTCTAGCACCCAGACTAGTAAAATGATATTTGGTGTGAGAATGTATGACGACGCACTTGCTAGAAATGGCAGCGAAGCGAACAGGTGGGGCATGGAGCCACCAAGTTCAACGGTAAATACATCCCATAACAAAGAGCCTGAGGAAGAAACTTTGCAGCTCAACAGCTTCCCTGAGCAACTGTTTGATGTCTGCAAAAAAAGCACCACGTCCAAATTCTCTCACACGAAGGAGCGCGTGTCACACTCGCGCCGGTTTGGAAGGAGCTTCACCTGCGACAGCTGCGGGTTTAGTTTTAGCTGTGAAAAGCTACTGGATGAGCATGTGCTAACATGCACCAACAGGCATTCCTACCAAAGTGCCAGGTACTACAGTGCTGAGAAAACAGACTTTAGTGAAAAGAACTCTACTTCTAAAATGATCtccacacagacagaaaaatacaagGGGGACTCGAACCAGGCTGCGGATGATTCCTCGTCTCCCGTGTCAAATATCACgagcagaaaaagcagcacgGTTGCCTCTGAGACATCAGGTGAAGAAGGAAGTAGAGCCTCTGAGAGGAAGAGGATTATCATCAAGGTGGAGCCAGAGGACAATCCTACAGATGAGCTGAAGGATTTTAATATTATCAAGGTGGCAGATAAAGACTGCAACGAGTCTTCTGACAACGACGACCTAGATGATGAACAGGAGGAGCCACTTTACAGATTCTATGTCGAGGAAGCCATGAGAGAGAAGAGGAACGCACGGAAGACTCTAAAGCCTCGTTTGTCCATGGATGAGGATGAAAGGAAGTGTTTGAAAAGTCCTCGGCACCTTAACAGCAAGGCTCCTTCAGTGCAGGAAGATGTGGAGAACGCTCCCTGTGAACTTTGTGGGCTAACAATCACTGAGGAAGATTTGTCCTCTCATTATTTATCCAAACACATAGAAAATATATGTGCTTGTGGCAAGTGTGGTCAAATACTGGTCAAAGGCAAGCAGCTGCAGGATCATGCACAGACCTGTGGAGAACCCCAGGATCTGACCATGAATGGGATCAGAAATTCTGAGGAGAAAATGGACTTGGAAGAAAACCCCGAGGAGCAGTCAGAAATAAGGGACATGATGTTTGCTGAGATGCTAGAGGACTTCAGGGATAGTCACTTCCAAATGAACAGCCTTCAAAAAAACCAGTTATACAAGCATTCTGCCTGTCCTTTCCGGTGCCCTAATTGCGGCCAGCGTTTTGATACTGAAAACCTAGTGGTTGAACATATGTCAAACTGCCTGGAGCAAGATCTGTTCAAGAACTCCATGCTGGAAGACAACGAGAGGGATCACAGGCGGAAGCATTTCTGCAACCTTTGTGGGAAAGGATTTTACCAGCGTTGCCACTTGCGGGAACACTATACCGTTCATACCAAGGAAAAACAGTTTGTTTGTCAGACATGTGGGAAGCAGTTCTTAAGAGAGCGCCAGTTGAGGCTCCACAATGATATGCACAAAGGCATGGCCAG
- the ZBTB25 gene encoding zinc finger and BTB domain-containing protein 25 isoform X2 encodes MDTTGHSVLLLQQLNMQREFGFLCDCTVAIGDVYFKAHRAVLAAFSNYFKMIFIHQTSECIKIQPTDIQPDIFSYLLHIMYTGKGPKQTVSQSRLEEGIRFLHADHLSHIAIEMNQAFSPEPVQSSNLYGIQISTAHKLAKERLGAKESLPKAGGRAAAQGDHPQLQLSLAIGLDDGPLEQQLARPSAQPAALAKPAEERPKLSVSIKQERCDSEPVVSQSRGAPSPEAASPAFAKGGLKVHLCHYCGERFDSREGLRQHLHSHVSGSLPFGVPASILESGDLGQVQPLAEDREPGDGHRLGAFLLKEDEHQLEHPSCSELEPLQIGQLSLISKDHEPVELNCNFSFSRKRKIGCTVCGRTFFRKSQLLEHMYTHRGKQHRLSRCQRLESPSTPRFHPYCDSEGVGKSSSLSQDHLDECILESDLIQESVDTILVE; translated from the exons ATGGATACCACCGGCCACAgcgtcctcctcctccagcagctgaacatgCAGCGGGAGTTTGGCTTTCTGTGTGACTGCACAGTTGCCATTGGAGATGTTTACTTCAAAGCCCACAGAGCGGTGCTCGCTGCTTTTTCAAACTATTTTAAGATGATATTTATTCATCAGACGAG CGAGTGCATAAAAATTCAGCCTACAGACATCCAGCCTGACATATTCAGTTACTTGTTACATATCATGTACACTGGGAAAGGGCCAAAGCAGACTGTCAGCCAGAGCCGGCTGGAGGAGGGCATCCGCTTCCTGCACGCAGACCACCTCTCCCACATCGCCATCGAGATGAACCAGGCCTTCTCCCCGGAGCCCGTCCAGTCCTCCAACCTGTACGGGATCCAGATCTCCACGGCGCACAAGCTGGCCAAGGAGCGCCTGGGAGCCAAGGAGAGCCTGCCCAAGGCGGGCGGTAGGGCTGCGGCCCAGGGCGACCACCCGCAGCTGCAGCTGTCGCTGGCCATCGGCCTGGACGACGgccccctggagcagcagctcgcCCGGCCCTCGGCGCAGCCTGCCGCCCTGGCCAAGCCGGCCGAGGAGCGCCCCAAGCTCTCGGTTTCCATCAAGCAGGAGAGGTGCGACTCGGAGCCCGTGGTGTCGCAGAGCCGCGGCGCTCCCTCCCCCGAGGCGGCGAGCCCCGCCTTTGCCAAGGGCGGCCTCAAGGTGCACCTGTGCCACTACTGCGGGGAGCGCTTCGACTCGCGCGAGGGGCTGCGCCAGCACTTGCACAGCCACGTGTCGGGCTCGCTGCCCTTCGGCGTGCCGGCCTCCATCCTGGAGAGCGGCGACCTGGGCCAGGTGCAGCCCCTGGCGGAGGACAGGGAGCCTGGGGACGGCCATCGCCTCGGCGCCTTCCTCCTCAAGGAGGACGAGCATCAGCTGGAGCACCCCAGCTGCAGCGAGCTGGAGCCTCTGCAGATcgggcagctctccctcatcTCCAAGGACCACGAACCGGTGGAGTTGAACTGTAACTTTTCTTTCTCGAGGAAGAGGAAGATCGGCTGCACGGTCTGCGGGCGCACGTTTTTCCGCAAGAgccagctgctggagcacatGTACACGCACAGGGGGAAACAGCACAGGCTCAGCCGCTGCCAGCGGCTGGAGAGCCCCTCCACCCCCAGGTTCCACCCCTACTGTGACAGCGAGGGTGTGGGCAAGAGCTCCAGCTTGTCCCAAGACCACTTAGATGAATGCATACTGGAGTCAGATCTCATCCAGGAAAGCGTTGATACGATCCTGGTAGAGTAA
- the ZBTB1 gene encoding zinc finger and BTB domain-containing protein 1 isoform X2, whose translation MAKTSHSNYVLQQLNKQREWGFLCDCCIAIDDIYFQAHKAVLAACSAYFRMFFMNHQNTTAQLNLSNMKISAECFDLILQFMYLGKIMTAPANFEQFKVAMNYLQLYNVPECLEDIQDTDSSNLKCSSPASSTQTSKMIFGVRMYDDALARNGSEANRWGMEPPSSTVNTSHNKEPEEETLQLNSFPEQLFDVCKKSTTSKFSHTKERVSHSRRFGRSFTCDSCGFSFSCEKLLDEHVLTCTNRHSYQSARYYSAEKTDFSEKNSTSKMISTQTEKYKGDSNQAADDSSSPVSNITSRKSSTVASETSGEEGSRASERKRIIIKVEPEDNPTDELKDFNIIKVADKDCNESSDNDDLDDEQEEPLYRFYVEEAMREKRNARKTLKPRLSMDEDERKCLKSPRHLNSKAPSVQEDVENAPCELCGLTITEEDLSSHYLSKHIENICACGKCGQILVKGKQLQDHAQTCGEPQDLTMNGIRNSEEKMDLEENPEEQSEIRDMMFAEMLEDFRDSHFQMNSLQKNQLYKHSACPFRCPNCGQRFDTENLVVEHMSNCLEQDLFKNSMLEDNERDHRRKHFCNLCGKGFYQRCHLREHYTVHTKEKQFVCQTCGKQFLRERQLRLHNDMHKGMARAGITGAPCSKLKSWMSTPHGTMEEKRKNKNKDKWFLYPDR comes from the coding sequence ATGGCAAAAACCAGCCATAGCAACTATGTCCTTCAGCAGCTAAACAAGCAGAGAGAGTGGGGCTTTCTGTGCGACTGCTGCATCGCTATCGatgatatttattttcaagCACATAAAGCAGTCCTTGCTGCCTGCAGCGCCTATTTTAGGATGTTTTTTATGAACCATCAGAACACTACAGCCCAGCTGAATCTAAGCAACATGAAGATTAGTGCTGAATGCTTTGATCTTATTTTACAGTTCATGTATTTAGGAAAAATTATGACAGCCCCTGCCAATTTTGAACAATTTAAAGTGGCCATGAACTACTTACAGCTATATAACGTACCTGAGTGTCTAGAAGATATACAGGATACAGACTCATctaatttaaaatgttcatcTCCTGCTTCTAGCACCCAGACTAGTAAAATGATATTTGGTGTGAGAATGTATGACGACGCACTTGCTAGAAATGGCAGCGAAGCGAACAGGTGGGGCATGGAGCCACCAAGTTCAACGGTAAATACATCCCATAACAAAGAGCCTGAGGAAGAAACTTTGCAGCTCAACAGCTTCCCTGAGCAACTGTTTGATGTCTGCAAAAAAAGCACCACGTCCAAATTCTCTCACACGAAGGAGCGCGTGTCACACTCGCGCCGGTTTGGAAGGAGCTTCACCTGCGACAGCTGCGGGTTTAGTTTTAGCTGTGAAAAGCTACTGGATGAGCATGTGCTAACATGCACCAACAGGCATTCCTACCAAAGTGCCAGGTACTACAGTGCTGAGAAAACAGACTTTAGTGAAAAGAACTCTACTTCTAAAATGATCtccacacagacagaaaaatacaagGGGGACTCGAACCAGGCTGCGGATGATTCCTCGTCTCCCGTGTCAAATATCACgagcagaaaaagcagcacgGTTGCCTCTGAGACATCAGGTGAAGAAGGAAGTAGAGCCTCTGAGAGGAAGAGGATTATCATCAAGGTGGAGCCAGAGGACAATCCTACAGATGAGCTGAAGGATTTTAATATTATCAAGGTGGCAGATAAAGACTGCAACGAGTCTTCTGACAACGACGACCTAGATGATGAACAGGAGGAGCCACTTTACAGATTCTATGTCGAGGAAGCCATGAGAGAGAAGAGGAACGCACGGAAGACTCTAAAGCCTCGTTTGTCCATGGATGAGGATGAAAGGAAGTGTTTGAAAAGTCCTCGGCACCTTAACAGCAAGGCTCCTTCAGTGCAGGAAGATGTGGAGAACGCTCCCTGTGAACTTTGTGGGCTAACAATCACTGAGGAAGATTTGTCCTCTCATTATTTATCCAAACACATAGAAAATATATGTGCTTGTGGCAAGTGTGGTCAAATACTGGTCAAAGGCAAGCAGCTGCAGGATCATGCACAGACCTGTGGAGAACCCCAGGATCTGACCATGAATGGGATCAGAAATTCTGAGGAGAAAATGGACTTGGAAGAAAACCCCGAGGAGCAGTCAGAAATAAGGGACATGATGTTTGCTGAGATGCTAGAGGACTTCAGGGATAGTCACTTCCAAATGAACAGCCTTCAAAAAAACCAGTTATACAAGCATTCTGCCTGTCCTTTCCGGTGCCCTAATTGCGGCCAGCGTTTTGATACTGAAAACCTAGTGGTTGAACATATGTCAAACTGCCTGGAGCAAGATCTGTTCAAGAACTCCATGCTGGAAGACAACGAGAGGGATCACAGGCGGAAGCATTTCTGCAACCTTTGTGGGAAAGGATTTTACCAGCGTTGCCACTTGCGGGAACACTATACCGTTCATACCAAGGAAAAACAGTTTGTTTGTCAGACATGTGGGAAGCAGTTCTTAAGAGAGCGCCAGTTGAGGCTCCACAATGATATGCACAAAGGCATGGCCAG